A stretch of Arthrobacter sp. NEB 688 DNA encodes these proteins:
- the whiA gene encoding DNA-binding protein WhiA codes for MAMTAKVKDELSRHVVTKPCCRKAEVAAMLRFAGGLHIIGGRIVVEAELDTASAARRLRRELAEVYGHTPEVLVLAAGGLRKGSRYVVRVVQDGEALARQTGLIDSRGRPVRGLPAKVVSGSVCDAEAAWRGAFLAHGSLTEPGRSSALEVTCPGPEAALALVGAARRLGIQSKAREVRGVDRVVIRDGDAIGAMLTRLGAHDAVLAWEERRIRREVRATANRLANFDDANLRRSARAAVAAGARVERALEILGEEVPEHLREAGELRLQHKQASLEELGQLAQPVMTKDAVAGRIRRLLAMADKKAQDDGIPDTEAVLTADMLDG; via the coding sequence ATGGCGATGACGGCGAAGGTGAAGGACGAGCTGAGCAGGCACGTCGTGACCAAGCCCTGTTGCCGCAAGGCCGAGGTCGCGGCGATGCTGCGGTTCGCCGGTGGCCTGCACATCATCGGGGGGCGCATCGTCGTCGAGGCCGAGCTCGACACCGCGAGCGCCGCGCGACGCCTGCGACGTGAGCTCGCCGAGGTGTACGGGCACACCCCGGAGGTCCTCGTCCTCGCGGCCGGGGGGCTGCGCAAGGGCAGCCGCTACGTCGTCCGGGTCGTCCAGGACGGCGAGGCGCTGGCCCGCCAGACCGGCCTCATCGACAGCCGCGGCCGCCCGGTGCGGGGGCTGCCGGCCAAGGTCGTCAGCGGCTCGGTGTGCGACGCCGAGGCCGCGTGGCGCGGCGCGTTCCTCGCCCACGGCTCGCTGACCGAGCCCGGTCGCTCCTCGGCCCTCGAGGTCACCTGCCCCGGCCCCGAGGCCGCCCTCGCCCTCGTCGGCGCCGCGCGCCGGCTCGGCATCCAGTCCAAGGCCCGCGAGGTCCGGGGCGTCGACCGCGTCGTCATCCGCGACGGCGACGCCATCGGGGCGATGCTCACGCGGCTCGGCGCGCACGACGCCGTCCTCGCCTGGGAGGAGCGCCGCATCCGGCGCGAGGTCCGGGCGACGGCCAACCGCCTGGCCAACTTCGACGACGCCAACCTGCGGCGCTCGGCCCGGGCGGCCGTCGCCGCCGGCGCGCGCGTCGAGCGGGCCCTGGAGATCCTCGGCGAGGAGGTGCCCGAGCACCTGCGCGAGGCCGGCGAGCTGCGGCTGCAGCACAAGCAGGCCTCCCTCGAGGAGCTCGGCCAGCTGGCCCAGCCGGTCATGACCAAGGACGCGGTCGCCGGGCGCATCCGCCGCCTGCTCGCGATGGCCGACAAGAAGGCCCAGGACGACGGCATCCCGGACACCGAGGCGGTCCTCACCGCCGACATGCTCGACGGCTGA
- a CDS encoding branched-chain amino acid ABC transporter permease, whose product MSTVTHSPDQTDPELTRLDRLRQQHGGRAAILAVVGGALLLVSGLLSWSYDNRILDDVSVRFYPLGIQLYAMLLGIVALALGVLLFRRPGWLNPGRGLRAVGWGSVVFALAGIIAVAYQAGGLVNVNEGGWVGLVGAALVLAGGLLAPHVDLDVHTWPRLPSWAEILVIVVMLGLLLFATAYTLNVEDPATFGCLLVALLTVAVGLVGSGFGEYLGFVGQNNRRPLLLAAFLVAFLFPFTQDGSDANMSIATQILIFAATALGLNIVVGLAGLLDLGYIAFLGTGAYVGAMLSKSAFATIGWNPPFLVVMLLGMLVASIFGLIIGSPTLRVSGDYLAIVTLGFGEIFRLAMFNLDGNNGPDLTNGPNGIPGIPDLNFFGFDFGQTHTIAGIPLGRFSNYYFLLLLLIAFVILVFTRLNDSRIGRGWVAIREDERAAEAMGVNVFGLKLLAFAVGASLAGLAGTIKAHQDTSVTPDQYIFLESAFLLAAVVLGGMGTVAGVLVGATVLKLLPEKARVVNDYRLLIFGLLLVVMMRFRPEGLVASKRRQLEFHEDDEELAEIVQSEHLEEAK is encoded by the coding sequence ATGAGCACCGTGACGCACTCCCCCGACCAGACCGACCCCGAGCTCACGCGCCTGGACCGGCTGCGTCAGCAGCACGGCGGCCGGGCGGCGATCCTCGCGGTCGTCGGCGGCGCGCTGCTCCTCGTGAGCGGCCTGCTCTCGTGGTCGTACGACAACCGGATCCTCGACGACGTCAGCGTCCGGTTCTACCCGCTCGGCATCCAGCTCTACGCGATGCTCCTCGGCATCGTCGCGCTCGCCCTCGGCGTGCTCCTGTTCCGCCGGCCGGGGTGGCTCAACCCGGGCCGCGGGCTGCGGGCCGTCGGCTGGGGCTCGGTGGTGTTCGCCCTCGCGGGCATCATCGCCGTCGCCTACCAGGCGGGCGGGCTCGTCAACGTCAACGAGGGCGGCTGGGTCGGCCTCGTCGGCGCGGCGCTCGTCCTCGCGGGCGGGCTGCTCGCGCCGCACGTCGACCTCGACGTGCACACCTGGCCGCGGCTGCCCTCCTGGGCCGAGATCCTCGTCATCGTCGTCATGCTCGGGCTGCTGCTCTTCGCGACGGCCTACACGCTCAACGTCGAGGACCCGGCCACCTTCGGCTGCCTGCTCGTCGCCCTGCTCACCGTGGCGGTCGGCCTCGTGGGCAGCGGGTTCGGCGAGTACCTCGGGTTCGTCGGGCAGAACAACCGGCGCCCGCTCCTGCTCGCGGCCTTCCTCGTCGCGTTCCTCTTCCCGTTCACCCAGGACGGGTCGGACGCGAACATGTCGATCGCCACGCAGATCCTCATCTTCGCGGCGACCGCGCTCGGCCTCAACATCGTCGTCGGCCTCGCGGGCCTGCTCGACCTGGGCTACATCGCCTTCCTCGGCACCGGCGCCTACGTCGGCGCGATGCTCTCGAAGTCGGCGTTCGCCACGATCGGGTGGAACCCGCCCTTCCTCGTCGTCATGCTCCTCGGGATGCTCGTCGCGTCGATCTTCGGCCTGATCATCGGCTCCCCGACGCTGCGGGTCTCGGGCGACTACCTCGCCATCGTCACGCTCGGCTTCGGCGAGATCTTCCGCCTGGCGATGTTCAACCTCGACGGCAACAACGGCCCCGACCTGACCAACGGCCCGAACGGCATCCCCGGCATCCCGGACCTCAACTTCTTCGGGTTCGACTTCGGCCAGACGCACACGATCGCGGGCATCCCGCTCGGCCGGTTCAGCAACTACTACTTCCTGCTGCTCCTGCTCATCGCGTTCGTCATCCTCGTCTTCACCCGGCTCAACGACAGCCGGATCGGGCGCGGCTGGGTCGCCATCCGCGAGGACGAGCGCGCGGCCGAGGCCATGGGCGTCAACGTCTTCGGGCTCAAGCTCCTCGCCTTCGCGGTGGGTGCCTCGCTCGCCGGCCTCGCCGGGACGATCAAGGCGCACCAGGACACCTCGGTGACGCCCGACCAGTACATCTTCCTCGAGTCGGCGTTCCTCCTCGCCGCTGTCGTCCTCGGCGGCATGGGCACGGTGGCCGGCGTCCTCGTCGGCGCCACCGTCCTCAAGCTGCTGCCCGAGAAGGCCCGCGTCGTCAACGACTACCGGCTGCTCATCTTCGGCCTGCTGCTCGTCGTCATGATGCGCTTCCGGCCGGAGGGTCTCGTCGCGAGCAAACGACGGCAGCTGGAGTTCCACGAGGACGACGAGGAGCTCGCCGAGATCGTGCAGTCCGAACACCTGGAGGAGGCGAAGTGA
- the yvcK gene encoding uridine diphosphate-N-acetylglucosamine-binding protein YvcK produces the protein MSGPVVTALGGGHGLAATLTALRFVTDEVTAVVTVADDGGSSGRLRDEFGVLPPGDLRMALAALCSDTEWGHTWRDVLQHRFAGDGPLGGHALGNLLIVALWELHEDPVAGLDLVGRLLQARGRVLPMAAVPLAIEADVTGLDPRDPFSRTTIRGQAQVARTRGQVEGIRLVPSDPPAYPESVAAIRSADWVVLGPGSWFTSVMTHLLVPDLEEALRVTRARRLLVLNLDPGSGETAGFDAVRLLGSFAALAPGLRLDGVLVDPAAVEDREALEAAAARLGAQLHVTAVARAQHAGEHDPLRFAAALRDILYTPRPGH, from the coding sequence GTGAGCGGCCCGGTCGTCACCGCCCTCGGCGGCGGCCACGGCCTGGCGGCGACCCTCACCGCCCTGCGCTTCGTCACCGACGAGGTGACGGCGGTCGTCACGGTCGCCGACGACGGCGGCTCGAGCGGCCGGCTGCGCGACGAGTTCGGCGTGCTGCCTCCCGGCGACCTGCGGATGGCCCTCGCGGCCCTGTGCAGCGACACCGAGTGGGGCCACACCTGGCGCGACGTCCTCCAGCACCGGTTCGCCGGCGACGGGCCGCTCGGCGGGCACGCGCTGGGCAACCTGCTCATCGTCGCCCTCTGGGAGCTGCACGAGGACCCCGTCGCCGGGCTCGACCTCGTCGGACGCCTCCTCCAGGCGCGCGGCCGGGTGCTGCCGATGGCCGCCGTCCCCCTGGCCATCGAGGCCGACGTCACCGGCCTCGACCCGCGGGATCCCTTCTCGCGCACCACGATCCGTGGTCAGGCCCAGGTGGCCCGCACCCGCGGCCAGGTCGAGGGCATCCGCCTCGTGCCGTCCGACCCGCCCGCGTACCCCGAGTCCGTCGCCGCGATCCGCAGCGCCGACTGGGTCGTCCTCGGGCCGGGCTCGTGGTTCACCTCGGTCATGACCCACCTCCTCGTGCCCGACCTCGAGGAGGCCCTGCGGGTCACGCGCGCCCGGCGGCTGCTCGTCCTCAACCTCGACCCCGGCTCGGGCGAGACGGCCGGCTTCGACGCCGTGCGCCTCCTCGGCTCGTTCGCGGCGCTGGCGCCCGGGCTGCGCCTCGACGGCGTCCTCGTCGACCCCGCCGCCGTCGAGGACCGCGAGGCCCTCGAGGCCGCCGCGGCCCGGCTCGGCGCGCAGCTGCACGTCACCGCGGTGGCCCGGGCGCAGCACGCCGGCGAGCACGACCCGCTCCGGTTCGCGGCCGCGCTGCGGGACATCCTGTACACCCCGCGACCCGGCCACTGA
- a CDS encoding branched-chain amino acid ABC transporter substrate-binding protein, translating into MVAVGASLLVASLALTGCGTRGGDDGGSDTGNGSGDKKVAKIGVIAPLSGDLAALGKGIEHSVDLAIKQANESNAIPGWTLELAAEDDQATPDVGKNAATKLASDNEVVGVVGTLNSSVAQSVQPVLATANITMVSPANTNPSLTQGADFATAPKRTYPNYFRTCTTDSIQGPFAARYLFEKAGIKEVATVHDKKTYGQGLVDAFSQEFTKLGGKIVAAETINPDDDKYDAVVSKIKPSNPKAVYYGGEFPQGGPFSQQMKAAGLNVPLMGGDGIYSGEFIKLAGNTATGDLATSVGAPTDQLESAKAFVQAYNAGGYAEPYEAYGAYAYDAANSIINALKTSLASAASADAARQGTVQAMSSVSFDGVTGKVAFDEYGDTTSKVLTVYAVKDGAWAPVNTEEFK; encoded by the coding sequence GTGGTTGCCGTTGGCGCCTCGCTGCTCGTGGCCTCGCTCGCGCTCACCGGTTGCGGCACGCGTGGCGGCGACGACGGCGGCAGCGACACCGGCAACGGCTCCGGCGACAAGAAGGTCGCCAAGATCGGCGTCATCGCGCCGCTCTCCGGTGACCTCGCCGCCCTCGGCAAGGGCATCGAGCACTCGGTCGACCTCGCCATCAAGCAGGCCAACGAGTCCAACGCCATCCCGGGCTGGACGCTCGAGCTCGCGGCCGAGGACGACCAGGCCACGCCCGACGTCGGCAAGAACGCCGCGACGAAGCTCGCGTCCGACAACGAGGTCGTCGGTGTCGTCGGCACGCTCAACAGCTCGGTGGCGCAGAGCGTCCAGCCGGTGCTCGCGACGGCCAACATCACGATGGTCTCGCCGGCCAACACCAACCCGTCGCTCACCCAGGGCGCCGACTTCGCGACCGCCCCCAAGCGGACCTACCCGAACTACTTCCGCACCTGCACGACCGACTCGATCCAGGGCCCGTTCGCGGCGCGCTACCTCTTCGAGAAGGCCGGCATCAAGGAGGTCGCGACGGTCCACGACAAGAAGACCTACGGCCAGGGCCTCGTCGACGCCTTCAGCCAGGAGTTCACCAAGCTCGGCGGCAAGATCGTCGCGGCCGAGACGATCAACCCCGACGACGACAAGTACGACGCCGTCGTCAGCAAGATCAAGCCGAGCAACCCGAAGGCCGTCTACTACGGCGGGGAGTTCCCCCAGGGTGGCCCGTTCTCGCAGCAGATGAAGGCCGCCGGCCTCAACGTCCCGCTCATGGGTGGCGACGGCATCTACTCCGGTGAGTTCATCAAGCTGGCCGGCAACACCGCCACCGGCGACCTCGCCACCTCGGTCGGCGCCCCGACCGACCAGCTCGAGTCGGCCAAGGCGTTCGTCCAGGCCTACAACGCGGGCGGCTACGCCGAGCCCTACGAGGCCTACGGCGCGTACGCGTACGACGCCGCGAACTCCATCATCAACGCGCTCAAGACCTCCCTCGCCAGCGCGGCCTCGGCCGACGCCGCCCGCCAGGGCACGGTCCAGGCGATGAGCAGCGTCTCCTTCGACGGCGTGACCGGCAAGGTCGCGTTCGACGAGTACGGCGACACCACGTCCAAGGTCCTCACCGTCTACGCGGTCAAGGACGGCGCGTGGGCCCCCGTGAACACGGAGGAGTTCAAGTAA
- a CDS encoding branched-chain amino acid ABC transporter permease, whose product MVELAQQLVNGLTLGSLYALIAVGYTVVYGIIQLINFAHGEIFMVGAFGALSTALLFFRSYVDGGEMLPFWALPVLIVGAVAASVAIAVLMERIAYRPLRNAPRLAPLITAIGISVFLQEAVRLLYGKIPSFPDAKQKVPFPQIEVVSGPAFNWGGVTVQRSTIFTVGALVICAAGLFYFVSRTKTGRAMQAVSQDPDTARLMGINVDRIIVVAFVIGATLAAIAGIAQGLQVTNINFKMGFLAGLKAFTAAVLGGIGNVWGAVIGGLTLGLVEALAVQFIPGTFGGSPWKDVWAFALLILVLVFRPQGLLGAKVVDRA is encoded by the coding sequence GTGGTGGAACTTGCCCAGCAGCTCGTCAACGGGCTGACCCTGGGATCGCTGTACGCCCTGATCGCGGTCGGATACACGGTCGTCTACGGGATCATCCAGCTGATCAACTTCGCCCACGGCGAGATCTTCATGGTCGGCGCGTTCGGCGCCCTCAGCACCGCGCTCCTCTTCTTCCGCAGCTACGTCGACGGCGGCGAGATGCTCCCCTTCTGGGCGCTCCCCGTCCTCATCGTCGGTGCGGTCGCCGCGTCGGTGGCCATCGCGGTCCTCATGGAGCGCATCGCCTACCGGCCGCTGCGCAACGCGCCGCGGCTCGCCCCGCTCATCACGGCCATCGGCATCTCGGTCTTCCTCCAGGAGGCCGTCCGCCTCCTCTACGGCAAGATCCCGAGCTTCCCCGACGCCAAGCAGAAGGTCCCCTTCCCCCAGATCGAGGTCGTCAGCGGCCCCGCGTTCAACTGGGGCGGCGTGACGGTCCAGCGCTCGACGATCTTCACCGTCGGCGCCCTCGTCATCTGCGCGGCGGGGCTCTTCTACTTCGTCTCGCGCACCAAGACCGGTCGTGCGATGCAGGCCGTCTCGCAGGACCCCGACACCGCCCGGCTCATGGGCATCAACGTCGACCGCATCATCGTCGTCGCCTTCGTCATCGGCGCCACGCTCGCGGCCATCGCCGGCATCGCGCAGGGCCTGCAGGTCACGAACATCAACTTCAAGATGGGCTTCCTCGCGGGGCTCAAGGCCTTCACCGCCGCCGTCCTCGGCGGCATCGGCAACGTCTGGGGCGCCGTCATCGGCGGTCTCACCCTGGGCCTGGTCGAGGCGCTGGCCGTCCAGTTCATCCCCGGCACCTTCGGCGGCAGCCCGTGGAAGGACGTGTGGGCGTTCGCGCTCCTCATCCTCGTCCTCGTCTTCCGACCGCAGGGCCTCCTCGGCGCAAAGGTGGTGGACCGCGCATGA
- the gap gene encoding type I glyceraldehyde-3-phosphate dehydrogenase: MTVRVGINGFGRIGRNFFRAVQASGADIEIVAANDLMDNQTIAHLLKYDSVLGVLADDVSYTDDSITVGGTTIRIFAERNPADIAWGEAGADIVIESTGIFTDATKAKAHLDGGAKKVIISAPAKNEDGTFVMGVNHEDYDPETMHVISNASCTTNCLAPMAKPLHDELGIVKGLMTTIHAYTSDQNLLDGPHRDLRRARAAALSIIPTSTGAAKAIGLVMPELKGKLDGYALRVPTPTGSATDLTFEAGRETTVEEVNAIIKAAAEGPLKGFLKYTEDPIVSADIVTDPSSCIFDAGLTKVIGNQVKVVGWYDNEWGYSNRLIDLTALVGKSL; the protein is encoded by the coding sequence GTGACCGTTCGCGTAGGCATCAACGGCTTCGGCCGCATCGGGCGCAACTTCTTCCGCGCCGTGCAGGCGTCGGGCGCCGACATCGAGATCGTCGCCGCCAACGACCTGATGGACAACCAGACCATCGCCCACCTGCTGAAGTACGACTCGGTCCTCGGCGTCCTCGCCGACGACGTCTCGTACACCGACGACTCGATCACCGTCGGCGGCACGACGATCCGCATCTTCGCCGAGCGCAACCCCGCCGACATCGCCTGGGGCGAGGCGGGCGCCGACATCGTCATCGAGTCGACCGGCATCTTCACGGACGCGACGAAGGCCAAGGCCCACCTCGACGGCGGCGCCAAGAAGGTCATCATCTCCGCGCCGGCGAAGAACGAGGACGGCACCTTCGTCATGGGGGTCAACCACGAGGACTACGACCCGGAGACGATGCACGTCATCTCCAACGCGTCGTGCACGACCAACTGCCTCGCGCCGATGGCCAAGCCGCTCCACGACGAGCTCGGCATCGTCAAGGGCCTCATGACGACGATCCACGCGTACACCTCGGACCAGAACCTCCTCGACGGCCCGCACCGCGACCTGCGTCGCGCCCGCGCCGCCGCGCTCTCGATCATCCCGACGAGCACCGGCGCCGCGAAGGCCATCGGCCTGGTCATGCCCGAGCTCAAGGGCAAGCTCGACGGCTACGCGCTGCGCGTGCCCACCCCGACCGGCTCCGCCACCGACCTCACCTTCGAGGCCGGCCGCGAGACGACCGTCGAGGAGGTCAACGCGATCATCAAGGCGGCGGCCGAGGGCCCGCTCAAGGGCTTCCTCAAGTACACCGAGGACCCGATCGTCTCCGCCGACATCGTCACCGACCCCAGCTCCTGCATCTTCGACGCGGGCCTGACCAAGGTCATCGGCAACCAGGTCAAGGTCGTCGGCTGGTACGACAACGAGTGGGGCTACTCCAACCGCCTCATCGACCTCACCGCTCTCGTCGGCAAGAGCCTGTGA
- the rapZ gene encoding RNase adapter RapZ: protein MSGAGRSTAANVLEDHGWYVVDNLPPQLIPAMAVLAGRARDEGAGDLRIAAVVDVRARPFSSELRDGIAAVREHGWHPQLMFLDATDEALVRRFESVRRPHPLQGEGRLLDGIQTERELLRDLRADAHVVIDTSGLNVHQLARKLTPIVGVSGGPSLRLAVMSFGFKYGVPLDADFVFDMRFLPNPFWVPELRPLTGVDEPVADYVMSQAGASSFVERVVSLMEPVTDGYRREGRRYATVAVGCTGGKHRSVAVAEALSRRLGGPDVATFVVHRDLGRE, encoded by the coding sequence ATGAGCGGCGCAGGCCGCTCGACCGCCGCCAACGTCCTCGAGGACCACGGGTGGTACGTCGTCGACAACCTCCCCCCGCAGCTCATCCCCGCGATGGCGGTGCTCGCCGGCCGGGCCCGCGACGAGGGCGCCGGTGACCTGCGCATCGCCGCCGTCGTCGACGTGCGCGCCCGCCCGTTCAGCTCCGAGCTGCGCGACGGCATCGCCGCGGTGCGCGAGCACGGCTGGCACCCGCAGCTGATGTTCCTCGACGCCACCGACGAGGCCCTCGTGCGCCGCTTCGAGAGCGTCCGGCGCCCGCACCCCCTCCAGGGGGAGGGCCGGCTGCTCGACGGCATCCAGACCGAGCGCGAGCTGCTGCGCGACCTGCGCGCCGACGCCCACGTCGTCATCGACACCTCCGGCCTCAACGTGCACCAGCTGGCGCGCAAGCTGACCCCGATCGTCGGCGTGAGCGGCGGGCCGTCGCTGCGCCTGGCCGTCATGTCCTTCGGCTTCAAGTACGGCGTCCCCCTCGACGCCGACTTCGTCTTCGACATGCGCTTCCTGCCCAACCCGTTCTGGGTGCCGGAGCTGCGCCCGCTGACCGGCGTCGACGAGCCCGTCGCCGACTACGTGATGTCGCAGGCCGGCGCCTCGTCGTTCGTCGAGCGGGTCGTCTCGCTCATGGAGCCGGTCACCGACGGGTACCGCCGCGAGGGTCGGCGCTACGCGACCGTCGCCGTGGGCTGCACCGGGGGCAAGCACCGCTCGGTCGCGGTGGCCGAGGCCCTCTCGCGCCGGCTCGGCGGGCCCGACGTCGCGACCTTCGTGGTCCACCGCGACCTGGGGCGCGAGTGA
- a CDS encoding Rieske (2Fe-2S) protein, with amino-acid sequence MSIDSPTPSSTASSTACGSGCSCVTRRQSFRTAGAVGAAVVGAGSLAACGSDDVQQAAGAASSAASAASSAVSQAIKAAEIPVGGGKVFESISTVVTQPTQGEFKAFSSVCTHQGCQVGGVADGIITCPCHGSQFDAATGAVKQGPATKPLPEKSVTVSGDGLTVS; translated from the coding sequence ATGAGCATCGACAGCCCCACCCCGTCCAGCACCGCGTCGAGCACCGCCTGCGGCTCCGGCTGCTCGTGCGTCACCCGTCGCCAGTCCTTCCGCACGGCCGGCGCCGTGGGCGCCGCCGTCGTCGGCGCCGGGTCCCTCGCCGCCTGCGGCTCCGACGACGTCCAGCAGGCGGCCGGCGCCGCGAGCTCCGCGGCGAGCGCGGCGAGCTCGGCCGTGTCCCAGGCCATCAAGGCGGCCGAGATCCCCGTCGGCGGCGGCAAGGTCTTCGAGTCGATCTCGACGGTCGTCACGCAGCCGACCCAGGGCGAGTTCAAGGCGTTCTCGTCGGTCTGCACCCACCAGGGCTGCCAGGTCGGCGGCGTCGCGGACGGCATCATCACCTGCCCCTGCCACGGCAGCCAGTTCGACGCGGCGACCGGTGCCGTCAAGCAGGGCCCGGCCACCAAGCCGCTGCCCGAGAAGTCCGTGACGGTCAGCGGCGACGGCCTCACCGTCTCCTGA
- the uvrC gene encoding excinuclease ABC subunit UvrC, whose amino-acid sequence MADPSTYRPRPGEIPTDPGVYRFRDREGRVIYVGKAKSLRQRLSSYFQDVAALHPRTQTMVRTGASVEWTVVGTEVEALQLEYSWIKEFDPRFNVKYRDDKSYPYLAVTMADEYPRALVVRGAKKKGTRYFGPYAHAWAIRETLDLAMRVFPMRTCSSGVFRRAEQVGRPCLLGYIDKCSAPCVGRVDAARHREIAEDFCDFMAGNSGRFMSRLTREMKAAAAELDFERAARLRDDIGALERVLEKSAVVLPDATDADVFALAEDELEVAVQLFHVRGGRVRGQRGWVAERDAETTPEVVEHLLQQVYGGESGEGVPREVLVPVLPDDDEALAAWLAGLRGSRVDLRVPQRGDKRTLMETVARNASQSLARHKVTRAGDLTTRSQALQQLQEVLDLEDAPLRIECYDISHVQGTQVVGSMVVFEDGLPRKSEYRRFIVRGDETGATDDTAAMHEVLTRRFRRGRKEAEEREAEVAEGRERPARFAYTPNLVVVDGGLPQVNAAARALEDAGAVDVAVVGLAKRLEEVWVPGEEYPVILPRTSEGLYLLQRLRDEAHRFAITFHRQRRSKAMTQSALDGIAGLGEKRRQALLKRFGSVKKIRAATLEELADVPGIGPALAAVVAAELGSTEQDMPAIDPMTGEVVEQDGASSG is encoded by the coding sequence GTGGCCGACCCCTCGACGTACCGCCCCCGGCCGGGTGAGATCCCGACGGACCCGGGCGTGTACCGCTTCCGTGACCGCGAGGGGCGCGTCATCTACGTCGGCAAGGCCAAGTCGCTGCGCCAGCGGCTCTCCTCGTACTTCCAGGACGTCGCCGCGCTCCACCCGCGCACCCAGACGATGGTGCGCACCGGCGCGAGCGTCGAGTGGACCGTCGTCGGCACCGAGGTCGAGGCGCTCCAGCTCGAGTACTCCTGGATCAAGGAGTTCGACCCGCGGTTCAACGTCAAGTACCGCGACGACAAGTCCTACCCCTACCTCGCCGTGACGATGGCCGACGAGTACCCCCGCGCGCTCGTCGTCCGCGGCGCGAAGAAGAAGGGCACGCGCTACTTCGGGCCCTACGCGCACGCCTGGGCCATCCGCGAGACGCTCGACCTCGCGATGCGCGTCTTCCCGATGCGCACCTGCTCGTCGGGGGTCTTCCGGCGCGCGGAGCAGGTCGGGCGGCCGTGCCTGCTCGGCTACATCGACAAGTGCAGCGCCCCCTGCGTCGGCCGCGTCGACGCCGCGCGCCACCGCGAGATCGCCGAGGACTTCTGCGACTTCATGGCCGGCAACAGCGGCCGGTTCATGTCGCGGCTCACCCGGGAGATGAAGGCCGCCGCCGCCGAGCTCGACTTCGAGCGGGCCGCCCGGCTGCGCGACGACATCGGCGCCCTCGAGCGCGTGCTCGAGAAGTCGGCGGTCGTCCTGCCCGACGCCACCGACGCCGACGTGTTCGCCCTCGCCGAGGACGAGCTCGAGGTCGCGGTCCAGCTCTTCCACGTCCGGGGCGGTCGCGTGCGCGGCCAGCGCGGCTGGGTGGCGGAGCGCGACGCCGAGACCACCCCCGAGGTCGTCGAGCACCTGCTCCAGCAGGTGTACGGCGGCGAGTCCGGCGAGGGCGTGCCGCGCGAGGTCCTCGTGCCGGTCCTGCCGGACGACGACGAGGCCCTCGCGGCGTGGCTCGCCGGCCTGCGCGGCAGCCGGGTCGACCTGCGCGTCCCGCAGCGCGGCGACAAGCGGACCCTCATGGAGACGGTGGCGCGCAACGCGTCCCAGAGCCTCGCGCGGCACAAGGTGACGCGGGCCGGCGACCTCACGACGCGCAGCCAGGCGCTCCAGCAGCTCCAGGAGGTCCTCGACCTCGAGGACGCCCCGCTGCGCATCGAGTGCTACGACATCAGCCACGTCCAGGGCACCCAGGTCGTCGGCTCGATGGTCGTCTTCGAGGACGGTCTGCCCCGCAAGTCCGAGTACCGGCGCTTCATCGTCCGCGGCGACGAGACGGGCGCCACCGACGACACGGCCGCCATGCACGAGGTCCTCACCCGCCGCTTCCGCCGCGGGCGCAAGGAGGCCGAGGAGCGCGAGGCCGAGGTCGCCGAGGGCCGTGAGCGGCCGGCACGCTTCGCCTACACCCCGAACCTCGTCGTCGTCGACGGCGGTCTGCCGCAGGTCAACGCGGCCGCGCGTGCCCTCGAGGACGCGGGGGCGGTCGACGTCGCCGTCGTGGGTCTCGCCAAGCGCCTCGAGGAGGTCTGGGTGCCGGGGGAGGAGTACCCCGTCATCCTGCCGCGCACGAGCGAGGGGCTCTACCTGCTCCAGCGGCTGCGCGACGAGGCGCACCGGTTCGCGATCACCTTCCACCGCCAGCGGCGCTCGAAGGCGATGACGCAGAGCGCGCTCGACGGCATCGCCGGGCTCGGCGAGAAGCGGCGCCAGGCACTGCTCAAGCGCTTCGGGTCGGTCAAGAAGATCCGCGCCGCCACCCTCGAGGAGCTGGCCGACGTGCCGGGCATCGGGCCTGCGCTGGCGGCCGTGGTTGCGGCAGAGTTGGGCTCGACCGAGCAGGACATGCCGGCCATCGACCCGATGACGGGCGAGGTCGTCGAGCAGGACGGAGCATCCAGTGGCTGA